A genomic segment from Oncorhynchus clarkii lewisi isolate Uvic-CL-2024 chromosome 12, UVic_Ocla_1.0, whole genome shotgun sequence encodes:
- the LOC139422681 gene encoding liver-expressed antimicrobial peptide 2 has product MRTAQYIALFMFLTLLCPIQVQTAPVPEDWTGLITRAKRSLLWRWNTLKPIGTSCREHDECGTKYCRKKICSFQVFIS; this is encoded by the exons ATGAGGACAGCACAGTACATTGCCCTCTTCATGTTCCTGACTCTGCTCTGTCCAATCCAG GTGCAGACTGCTCCTGTGCCTGAGGATTGGACGGGCCTGATCACCCGAGCCAAGCGCTCTCTCCTTTGGCGATGGAATACTCTGAAGCCCATTGGCACAAGCTGCAGAGAGCACGACGAGTGTGGGACCAAATACTGCAG GAAAAAGATCTGTTCGTTCCAGGTTTTTATATCTTGA